From Ptychodera flava strain L36383 chromosome 9, AS_Pfla_20210202, whole genome shotgun sequence:
AGGAACCCCCGAATATCAGCCCGACAGAAAATGGACGGGAATCCCGACCAAAACTGGCAAGGGCAGactcaaaatggcggcgcccatgaaataGGTTTCTCGAACACTGTCATCTCCGAAAACAACGAACAACACAGCAGCATTGCCGCCAAAGAACGATCTGAGATCAGTCAAGAGTCTATAAGCTCAATAGGGCCTCCCGaggaagttcaaaatggcggtgaTGACACAGTACACTCCGTTGGTTGGGAAGGCGTGCCCCCAACTGTGGACACAAATCAAAATAATAACAGCAGCCAAGATATCAAGGTGGCAAGTATAGTCGACGGGCATTTTGGTGACCAGGAAGGCCCGATATGGAATCCCGATAGCCAGGGTAGTGAGTGTCTCGACAGTCAAGATCAGGAAGGAATGCAAGATGGCGGAGTAAAAGTAGGTCATCCTGTTCTACAAGAGACGCAATCGAGTGGGAAGTCGAACGTTCCAGTTATCTCCCAGGATCACAGATCAGCGGTTGATCTCATAGATAATATCACTAATGTAAACGAAAGCGGCCAAAAACTCGTCAAAGATTTCGACCTTGGTTCCCTCATTGAAAGAAACTTAGGGCGAGACAAAAGTAACACTCTGATGACCCCTCAAGAACTAGAGAGCATGCCAGACGAAGGGATGGAATTTGAGGAGTCTGTCGGCCCGAAACACAGCGCATCATCTTCGAGTTTAGAGGACAGCTCCGGTGTGTGTAACACCTTCAACGATGTACTGAGCACCGGTGATGCTAGTGAACCCTTCGAACCCAGTGATTTAACGGATACTCTGGAGGCCGTGCCAAACCAAGTTGTGGAGAACTCCACTGCCACTCAGGCTACAGCCAGCACCAGTCGGAGCATGGACGTGTCCAACAGTACATTTTACATAGTCACGACCACAAGTACCACGAAAGAAGATGGCACAATCCAAAAAGTTGTGACGATTAATCCGGCCCAGTCAAGACTCCTGACATCCTCGGCCATTCTGACTCTTCCTGTCCAGCAGTCCATCTCAACGCCAACAGTGACGTCATCGATGTCTGTGACACAGACGGACATGATAACAACAACAGCTCGCGGGATAGGGCTTGTGGATGAGCAAAATACGCTTGCGCAGACTCCAGTTGTCAGTTTGCCGGCTGTAAAGACAACAGGTACTACTAGTAGTATAGTACATACTATTAGTATAGTAAACTATTTCAGGCAGTGCAGTTGCTTAACAGCTACAAACGTCTTAAAGTTCAGTGGTTTTCATTTAGATTCTGTTATGTTATGTGTAGGAAGACTCAATAAAATAATGGCATTTAATGATACACATAAGTGTATTCATTTTTGCGAAGCATATTAATGAGCATATGAGTATTTAAACCAGTCCTTATCAATGGAGAATAATTGTGCATGGTTTCAAGTCTTTTCCTTCCTAAATACTGATTGATTTTCCCAGATATGTctataacaatatttttcacaacTTTCCCATCTGCAACTCATTTTGGTGTACGCTTTTTCTGTGAAGAAAATCAAACTCTTACACAAAAAATTATGTTCTCAgcaaaacgtttttttttcatagaaaCTTGATGTGGGTATTCTCTGGTTTGATGGGGCATATTCAATTGGTTGAACAGTCTATCacgtatcataacattcttatATTTTCCATATCATAAATTGCAGATGACCCTGTCATACAGAGGAATGATGCAGCGAATGAGATGGAAAATGAAATTCCAGAAAATGAGGTTTGTGCATTGAAGATGTACTTTGTTTAACGTAACTGACTAAATGTTGTAGTTGATCGTTTCATTGACTTTGAAGTTACTATTGCAGCTCAGTGTGCTTGCCTTGTATTTAGGATAAACCCCATGCATAAAATATTCAGTACTGTAGCACTTTACACATCACATGTATGATAGTCCTGTTCAGTTTGAGAACAATTTCTGCCACTCCCAGAGTCCCTTCACACAATTTCTGTGTATGCAAAAGTTGTTGATGAGTTCTTGATATAGTAAGTTCTAAATCAATACCTGTGttatgtgtgtgtttatatGGTATCGCTATTTTTTATAAGTACAAAAGTACGTAATGTTTTGTCTACATCAACAGattcatttcaataaatttttgtAGCGTCCAAGTCTGCAATcatgtttggaaaaaaaacaagatTACAGTGCTTGTCAAAATGACATCAGATTCTCAGGTACAACTACAAAGTAAATGTTTGCActgaattttaagcattttgaaAATAGATGATGCGAAATGAATTTATTCCATGTTGATGCAGGAGATGAGtgatgatgaggatgaggatgacgatgatgatgaatcGTCAGGGAAAGTGTACTTTTGTCCTGAAAGTGGCTGTGGAAGAAAGTTTAACTGCAAGGCCAAACTCAAACTTCATACGTCTGCTCATACAGGAGAGTCAAGGCCTTTTAAAGTAAGTCGTGTTTTCAGAGGAAGTTTTTCTCAAGATAGAACAAAtatggagtaagaaaaattttgttAAGTTCATTTTCCTTTCAACTTACATCTATGAATTCAAATCATTTTGTACAGTATGTAATCATATCCTTCTATCTGGTGTGAGAAATTACATTGAGGTATTCTTCATTAAAACCAAAAAAGATGATCAGTGTCCAAGTTGAAAGTCAACTTCTTGTATCCAAATACTGTTACATTATCGATGTATCATCTATCCAATTGACAGTGTACTTATGACAACTGCGTCTGGGCATTCACCACATCCTACAAATTAAAACGGCATTACGCCAAGCACACAGGAGAGAAACCTTTCAAAGTGAGTATTTCCTTTATACCCCTGCAGTTGCACCGATGGAGTATCTTTTTAGTGcatgaacaagaaaaatacGACTCAGAGTGAGAAAGTACTGTTGTTCAcatttcattaaccctttgagcgccaaagtcattttttgttgCCTTAGAAAATTAGCCCAGtcaattctcagatttttgccaaaattttgataaaacactgtagccaatgaaatgtgatgtccatttggtccaaaatcatcaaaaatattacagaaagttGTAAAATGCTTcacttaaattttggtgggaaaaattactgcactcaaagggttaaatggtACACTACACAATATATTTGCTGTCACGATACGTCATAGTATCCATACTTCTCGGTACCAGAAAAGATTGAGATCAGAATCAGAGTCTCTATTATGTGAGTGATGTGTGAATCAATGCCAAAAAGACACAATTTTACAATCTCTACGTGATGAGAAAATTGTAAGAGCAAAATCACAGGAAATAAACAGTAAAGTATGAGCAGTGAGGCAATTAAGAAGACTGGGTTATACAAGCGAATGTGTGTAGCTAAAAGAAATTCATAAGTTGTCAATTTGTCAACAGTGTCCGGCTGATGACTGTGGAAAGTATTACACAACAGTGTACAACCTGAACAGTCATATGAAGATACACTGCCGGCCAACCACTCTATATCCGTGTGATGTAGAAGGCTGTGGTGAATCCTTCTCAACAAAGAGGAAGTTGGAGACTCATAAACGAAAACACTATGATGACAAGAAATTCATGTAGGTATCAAGGTTGGAAGGTCATTCTATAATAGTGTATCAAAAATATCAGTGATTagtttgacaaattttgaaatttggatgTCACGACAGTGTATACAAAGTTACATCTATTTCTCTCTGGACAATTCTGTACATTTTAGCCTTTAGTGTACTGATGACTATAATGTTTACCTTGAATGGTCTAACAATGACAGATGTATACCATTGTTCTTGT
This genomic window contains:
- the LOC139140245 gene encoding zinc finger protein ZXDC-like, with protein sequence MDGNPDQNWQGQTQNGGAHEIGFSNTVISENNEQHSSIAAKERSEISQESISSIGPPEEVQNGGDDTVHSVGWEGVPPTVDTNQNNNSSQDIKVASIVDGHFGDQEGPIWNPDSQGSECLDSQDQEGMQDGGVKVGHPVLQETQSSGKSNVPVISQDHRSAVDLIDNITNVNESGQKLVKDFDLGSLIERNLGRDKSNTLMTPQELESMPDEGMEFEESVGPKHSASSSSLEDSSGVCNTFNDVLSTGDASEPFEPSDLTDTLEAVPNQVVENSTATQATASTSRSMDVSNSTFYIVTTTSTTKEDGTIQKVVTINPAQSRLLTSSAILTLPVQQSISTPTVTSSMSVTQTDMITTTARGIGLVDEQNTLAQTPVVSLPAVKTTDDPVIQRNDAANEMENEIPENEEMSDDEDEDDDDDESSGKVYFCPESGCGRKFNCKAKLKLHTSAHTGESRPFKCTYDNCVWAFTTSYKLKRHYAKHTGEKPFKCPADDCGKYYTTVYNLNSHMKIHCRPTTLYPCDVEGCGESFSTKRKLETHKRKHYDDKKFICDHPGCNKAFATSSALGSHIRSHQREEQVYPCTFEGCGKKFDKPCRLKLHLRSHTGERPYVCPFQGCEWAFTCLQKLTRHQRRHTGEKKYVCPEEGCGKAFTRAEHLKGHIVTHTGEKPFECPIAGCDAKFSARSSLYVHMKKHANTNDKGKERSGFDCPVQGCHKVYASKASLKTHINKLHNISTVALEANQFGFIYINPEDLSGTTLENITGAVEGTPTVVRISQVGQVEQSEDGTNYDLQVAAAATEAEQNSSFAQEGQFDNQGIDTANEAVGDYLTQTDVDQQIVSAANLQPEVMAQHVGNNVVTQFVVNADMAAISTDATNPSPEVAITSGSPLEYTTRVFQANNSGSARTDYSAIQGLLHRPAKRRRIFQNAPSPDLDKAAGDSDHSLDASKDCGESSAFTAGVVMTSSAITLRDPATGSHYVQTQLLQDDPPSDQDIPFHPDISLPAPSTCSDQSSISSELPVTILQEPTTNPDDDNPGESSVTEDFIETHSNSDTSVPTFTESTINLQDLE